Proteins encoded in a region of the Stieleria neptunia genome:
- a CDS encoding ELWxxDGT repeat protein encodes MKFRSWGHKPSGQRRLQIETLEKRHLLAAALLETSLLRDLNPQAPASGAQQFVAVGDRLFFVADDGLHGDELFVIHGEGRGVLVKDIGPGPIDGEIQHLTAVNDTLFFTASTDDAGQELWKSDGTEAGTVRVRDINPTVTTYEYDGITYSYGDSSYPSHLTAAGNQLFFVANDGTHGDELWMSDGTEAGTVLVSDLAAGQTGSAPDQLTFAPAIGQGTLFFTAESPNIGRELFKSDLQGVASLVTNVFPETNSGGAPLFFERTDVGDAPVIRNASGHPIVGQRDASNNWVFFEADGTQVMPSDFFPYSSNPQNLVAFDGLLYFSADGVAVDSGGFSAIGRELWATDGTAAGTFVASDLAEGDFVFTATDVTGASVDIRRPLSSSPRELVTAANQLFFSATGDAATGRELYARGATGIPGVGTSELVKDIFPESADSWPAQITSVGNRVFFSADSDQGVELWTSDGTTAGTVLVKNIAPGLLDSDPEDFTALGNTLFFTANDSANGREVWRSDGTDDGTVLVKDIRPGGPNTHSLAQDLTAFGTHVYFGASDFFRGFDVWRTDGTAAGTEWVGVQTDATISSAPKHLTRVGSKLFFVATSHQFGEELWVSDGDAFSTRVLKDINPQFVGNVPQGATVGDLVEFNGMLYFAAFDGTASRLWKTDGTEAGTTYATLGDDGTPVAGPNAPRDLIAIGDTLFFTADEPSSGREPWALHAATGQATLLKDIDPTLQTTSNPPFALSSQPLDFVRYGNQLYFSAYSPQTGRELWSSDGTPEGTMLRADLYPGSAFPFSSNPEELVVSGEKLFFIAEDPDHGSELWVIDSGSDDPRLVADLDPGSDSSRLFSLTAFGEGVAFRRDDNFNGVVATNLGNELWISDGTEDGTRPVVDLETGTDGSRCFGDYVDGGIIEFNSQIVFRANDLEHGCELFISDGTAAGTHLLEDLYEDIPIVIGQEGRSSDPDDFTMIGNALYFQATDENGRGLWRLDLDGTLHRTALHYDLNPEPAELTIAGSNLFLIGDDGILGREIYRIPLEHSLTPGVMEILAKDVAYQDWVVGQTVSLSDLGYGQISTVEFTVDQFFQDPVTGFDAVGLVSNSVDPVLAIRGSVDFLTDWFDDFHPDGVGTAQFLANYDDVAAWLTAVNGAHGIPSIVGHSLGGGLTQLMAARYTGDGGVLARINTFNAPGINADYAAMFNAELADHVLHFVTNGDPVSMAGDAFLSGNWVRATFSAINLATNHTHPVVVPFTFTGESRTETRDRPEDTTFEFFDNTDWLNSPLYFHDDADYLTWLSVMYAVANASDTLRPYRHLPASLLFRSTTEVQRQTIGQIWHDFQTPVLAAIGPTPCDPQQEPFTLSDIEFSVLGLLDVEATGMMASCRLAPDPSIWLQGEVRLPDFFNVTANFTDNNRIQLADGNIDLVGTVTAEDIPVVPGFLEVKGANIGINTIEKTLTAGAQLALRPWDIVLAVDLGFLNSEWNSIEIGVDGLGIPVPVLPAAVLQRVSGSVNHIATSDPSPVTFGGSIGMTLGPEVSVNLPDWAGGPVEAKLLGFNGAASFNSQQLTIGADLSILNDLAIVDGTTTWNWVDGVLQASGGFDVLNGTILSDDASFTANVDANSGLNISASASATFTVPESFPLIGGTEALAGQFFLQFNDDGDLSNDSTGAYASFPLPLIGDTGLGFRLWLDGGIGLIGAEEIDALIAAGEGEWLAQSTTNSHQVELGPGKQWAMLTAQWEQETATEIVLSTPSGQTLTESDIIADPDMAIVEELSDNKRRVVVVSQPDAGVWTLSVDSDSGTGQVEYFVVSNNDAPSGAITQLTGGGFGQPVSISYNAMDSDNDASVSLFFDSDATGLDGILIDSGITESDGPGASTWDTTGVPDGEYFVYMMIDDGINAPVVVYSQAPVSITHRRIVGQVFHDANANAVMDAGESPAADVAVFVDSNGNAALDDDESFAITGADGHYRLAELPIGTHSIAMITPHGFIQSAPTGGVAQEVELASDGQVQDVDFGIRIEPASVRGVVWQDVNRDGFNDDWEAVREQVTIRLIDETTGIQVAQTVTPQDGSFEFVGVVPGVYILEVDTQTIDKITRQDRPGSDAHDSNIDPATTQRQIDLVAGASLTSIDVGLFSRWNHFANPFDVDTKGSVSTGDALIVINFLARQQETQPFGEALPDDGTFPDVNGNSMVSPLDALLVINRVALEQEEMEQEMVVATGSPLAAPSLRTDSPLTPAPPSDQDWRRTSGLEMPLIDADEKPSSIAATQSTESSIRFEDWPFGNQHTAGDFDDETAPEDLVTQLAIDLQQAVL; translated from the coding sequence ATGAAATTTCGATCTTGGGGGCACAAACCATCTGGCCAACGACGGCTTCAAATCGAGACATTGGAAAAGCGGCACCTGCTGGCAGCCGCGCTCTTGGAAACGTCCCTTCTGCGGGATCTCAACCCACAAGCTCCGGCGTCGGGGGCTCAACAATTTGTCGCCGTGGGTGATCGGTTGTTCTTTGTCGCCGATGATGGGCTGCACGGTGATGAACTGTTCGTCATCCACGGTGAGGGTCGCGGAGTCCTGGTCAAAGACATCGGCCCAGGCCCGATCGACGGCGAAATCCAACATCTGACGGCCGTCAACGACACGCTCTTCTTCACCGCGTCTACCGACGATGCGGGGCAGGAACTTTGGAAGAGCGATGGCACCGAGGCGGGCACGGTGCGCGTCCGCGACATCAACCCGACGGTGACGACGTATGAATACGACGGCATCACGTACAGCTACGGCGATTCCTCCTACCCATCTCATCTGACGGCTGCCGGCAATCAACTGTTCTTCGTCGCCAACGATGGGACGCACGGTGACGAACTGTGGATGAGTGACGGGACCGAAGCGGGCACGGTCTTGGTATCCGATCTGGCCGCGGGACAAACGGGTTCAGCTCCCGACCAGCTGACGTTTGCACCGGCGATCGGTCAAGGAACGTTGTTCTTCACAGCCGAATCGCCGAACATCGGCCGCGAGCTGTTCAAATCGGACTTACAGGGTGTCGCATCGCTGGTTACCAATGTGTTTCCGGAAACGAATTCCGGAGGCGCTCCCCTCTTCTTTGAACGGACCGATGTCGGTGACGCCCCGGTGATCCGAAACGCCAGTGGTCACCCCATCGTTGGCCAGCGTGACGCGTCCAACAACTGGGTCTTCTTCGAAGCGGACGGAACCCAAGTCATGCCGTCTGATTTTTTCCCGTATTCCTCCAACCCTCAGAATCTGGTGGCCTTTGACGGGCTACTGTACTTTTCTGCCGATGGCGTCGCGGTGGACTCGGGTGGATTCAGCGCGATTGGTCGAGAACTTTGGGCGACCGACGGCACCGCCGCCGGCACGTTTGTGGCAAGCGATTTGGCCGAAGGAGATTTTGTGTTCACCGCGACGGATGTGACCGGGGCGAGCGTGGACATCCGCCGCCCCTTGAGTTCGTCGCCGCGTGAACTGGTCACGGCTGCAAACCAATTGTTTTTTTCCGCAACGGGAGACGCCGCGACGGGTCGAGAGTTGTACGCGCGCGGTGCCACTGGGATCCCGGGTGTTGGAACAAGCGAGTTGGTCAAGGATATTTTTCCCGAGTCGGCTGATTCCTGGCCGGCGCAGATCACGAGCGTGGGCAATCGCGTCTTCTTCTCCGCAGACTCGGACCAAGGTGTCGAATTGTGGACCAGTGACGGGACAACCGCAGGAACGGTTCTCGTGAAAAACATTGCTCCGGGCCTACTCGATTCCGACCCGGAGGACTTCACGGCGCTCGGGAACACACTGTTCTTCACTGCCAACGACAGTGCGAACGGCCGCGAAGTCTGGAGGAGCGACGGCACCGACGACGGCACGGTTCTGGTCAAAGACATTCGTCCCGGCGGGCCGAACACCCACAGCTTGGCTCAAGATTTGACCGCCTTCGGCACCCACGTCTATTTCGGTGCGAGCGACTTTTTCCGCGGCTTTGATGTCTGGCGGACCGACGGAACGGCCGCCGGCACCGAGTGGGTCGGCGTCCAAACCGACGCGACCATTTCATCGGCCCCCAAACACTTGACACGAGTGGGATCCAAGTTGTTTTTCGTCGCGACATCGCATCAGTTCGGTGAAGAGTTATGGGTCTCCGACGGAGACGCATTCAGCACACGCGTCCTGAAAGACATCAATCCACAATTTGTCGGCAACGTTCCCCAAGGGGCCACGGTCGGTGACTTGGTCGAATTCAACGGGATGCTTTACTTTGCAGCCTTCGACGGAACCGCATCAAGACTTTGGAAAACCGACGGAACCGAGGCGGGAACGACTTATGCGACGCTCGGCGACGACGGAACCCCGGTTGCGGGCCCCAACGCGCCGCGTGATTTGATCGCGATCGGTGACACGCTCTTCTTCACCGCCGATGAACCAAGCTCTGGGCGTGAACCCTGGGCGCTCCACGCTGCGACGGGTCAAGCGACGTTGCTCAAAGACATCGATCCGACGTTGCAGACGACCAGCAATCCGCCGTTTGCACTCTCCTCGCAACCGCTGGATTTTGTCCGCTACGGAAATCAACTTTACTTTAGCGCCTATAGCCCCCAGACGGGTCGAGAGCTTTGGAGCAGCGACGGAACGCCCGAGGGCACGATGCTGCGCGCGGATCTTTACCCGGGTAGCGCGTTTCCGTTTTCTTCGAACCCGGAAGAGCTGGTCGTTTCCGGCGAGAAACTATTCTTCATCGCCGAGGATCCGGATCACGGATCGGAGCTATGGGTGATCGACAGCGGCTCCGACGATCCCCGCTTGGTGGCGGACTTGGACCCTGGCAGCGACAGCTCGCGGCTGTTTTCGCTGACAGCCTTCGGCGAGGGTGTCGCGTTCCGCCGCGATGACAACTTCAACGGCGTGGTCGCCACGAATCTAGGAAACGAACTCTGGATCAGCGACGGAACCGAGGACGGAACACGCCCCGTGGTCGATCTTGAAACCGGCACGGACGGTTCACGCTGCTTCGGGGATTACGTCGACGGCGGCATCATTGAATTCAACAGCCAGATTGTGTTCCGGGCCAACGATTTGGAACACGGCTGCGAACTGTTCATCAGCGACGGCACGGCGGCCGGCACGCACTTGCTGGAAGATCTGTACGAAGACATCCCGATCGTGATCGGCCAGGAAGGTCGTTCGTCCGATCCCGACGATTTCACCATGATCGGCAATGCCCTGTATTTTCAGGCGACCGACGAAAATGGCCGTGGCCTGTGGCGACTGGATCTCGACGGGACGCTCCACCGTACGGCGTTGCACTATGATCTCAATCCCGAACCGGCTGAATTAACGATCGCCGGTTCGAATTTGTTTCTGATCGGTGACGACGGGATTTTGGGGCGTGAGATTTATCGCATTCCGTTGGAACACTCGCTCACCCCCGGCGTGATGGAAATCCTGGCCAAGGACGTCGCCTACCAAGACTGGGTGGTTGGACAAACCGTCTCACTTTCGGATCTTGGTTACGGGCAAATCTCCACCGTGGAATTCACCGTCGATCAATTCTTTCAGGATCCGGTGACCGGGTTCGACGCCGTGGGGCTGGTCAGCAATTCGGTCGATCCGGTGCTCGCCATCCGTGGGTCCGTCGATTTCTTGACCGATTGGTTCGACGATTTCCATCCCGATGGCGTCGGGACCGCGCAATTTCTGGCGAACTATGACGACGTCGCCGCATGGCTGACCGCCGTCAACGGCGCTCACGGCATTCCCTCGATTGTCGGACATAGCTTGGGCGGCGGTCTGACACAATTGATGGCAGCACGCTACACCGGCGACGGTGGCGTTCTCGCTCGCATCAACACGTTCAACGCACCCGGCATCAATGCGGACTATGCCGCCATGTTCAATGCCGAACTTGCCGACCACGTGCTCCACTTTGTCACCAACGGTGACCCGGTCAGCATGGCCGGCGACGCATTCCTCTCGGGCAACTGGGTGCGAGCCACCTTCTCAGCGATCAACCTGGCGACAAACCACACCCATCCGGTCGTCGTGCCGTTCACGTTCACCGGCGAGTCGCGGACGGAAACTCGAGATCGGCCGGAGGACACGACGTTTGAATTCTTTGACAATACCGATTGGCTGAACAGTCCGCTGTACTTCCACGACGACGCCGACTATCTGACGTGGTTGTCGGTGATGTACGCGGTGGCAAACGCCAGCGACACGCTGCGGCCCTACCGACACTTGCCCGCTTCGCTGCTGTTCCGCAGCACCACGGAAGTCCAACGGCAAACCATCGGACAAATCTGGCACGATTTCCAAACCCCCGTCTTGGCGGCGATCGGGCCAACGCCTTGCGATCCGCAGCAAGAGCCGTTCACGCTTTCGGACATCGAGTTCAGCGTCCTCGGCTTATTGGATGTCGAAGCCACCGGCATGATGGCCAGTTGCCGGCTCGCGCCGGATCCGAGCATCTGGCTGCAGGGCGAGGTGCGTTTGCCCGATTTCTTTAACGTCACCGCGAACTTCACCGACAACAATCGCATTCAACTGGCCGATGGCAACATCGATCTGGTCGGCACGGTGACCGCGGAAGACATTCCCGTTGTGCCGGGATTCCTTGAAGTCAAGGGGGCCAACATCGGCATCAATACGATTGAGAAGACGCTCACGGCGGGTGCACAACTGGCGCTCAGACCGTGGGACATCGTCCTGGCAGTCGACCTCGGCTTTCTCAACAGCGAGTGGAATTCGATCGAAATCGGCGTCGACGGATTAGGGATTCCGGTGCCGGTCTTACCGGCGGCCGTCTTGCAGCGTGTTTCCGGCAGCGTCAATCACATTGCGACCAGCGACCCCTCTCCGGTCACGTTTGGCGGATCGATCGGGATGACGCTGGGACCGGAAGTCAGCGTCAATTTACCGGATTGGGCCGGCGGGCCGGTGGAAGCCAAGTTGCTCGGATTCAATGGCGCCGCATCCTTCAACAGCCAACAACTGACGATCGGTGCAGACCTGTCGATCCTCAACGATCTGGCAATCGTTGACGGAACAACGACCTGGAATTGGGTCGATGGGGTCTTGCAAGCCAGCGGCGGGTTCGATGTCTTGAACGGAACCATCTTGTCGGACGATGCGAGCTTCACGGCAAACGTCGATGCAAACAGCGGTTTGAACATCAGCGCGTCGGCGAGTGCGACCTTTACGGTTCCCGAATCGTTCCCGTTGATCGGCGGCACCGAAGCCTTGGCGGGTCAATTCTTCTTGCAATTTAACGACGACGGCGATCTTTCCAATGATTCCACCGGCGCCTATGCCAGTTTTCCCCTGCCCCTGATCGGCGACACCGGATTGGGGTTTCGCCTCTGGCTTGATGGTGGCATCGGTTTGATCGGCGCGGAGGAAATCGACGCCTTGATCGCTGCCGGTGAAGGCGAATGGTTGGCTCAATCGACCACGAATTCGCACCAAGTCGAACTGGGACCGGGAAAGCAATGGGCCATGCTTACCGCCCAGTGGGAGCAAGAAACCGCAACCGAAATCGTGCTCTCGACTCCGTCGGGCCAGACCCTGACCGAATCCGACATCATCGCTGACCCCGATATGGCGATCGTCGAAGAGCTGTCCGACAACAAGCGACGCGTCGTCGTCGTCTCACAACCCGATGCGGGCGTTTGGACTCTGAGTGTCGATTCCGATAGCGGCACCGGTCAGGTTGAGTACTTTGTCGTTTCCAACAACGATGCTCCCAGCGGAGCCATCACGCAGCTCACCGGTGGCGGCTTTGGACAGCCCGTTTCGATTTCCTACAACGCCATGGATAGCGACAATGACGCCTCGGTCTCGCTGTTCTTCGATTCCGATGCAACCGGACTGGACGGCATCTTGATCGATTCCGGGATCACCGAGTCTGACGGCCCCGGGGCATCGACCTGGGACACGACCGGAGTGCCCGACGGCGAGTACTTTGTGTACATGATGATCGACGACGGGATCAACGCACCCGTCGTGGTGTATTCGCAAGCCCCTGTCTCGATCACCCATCGACGTATTGTTGGCCAGGTCTTCCATGACGCCAACGCGAACGCCGTGATGGACGCGGGCGAGTCCCCGGCCGCCGATGTCGCCGTCTTCGTCGACAGCAATGGGAACGCCGCGCTGGACGACGACGAATCGTTTGCGATCACGGGCGCCGACGGCCACTACCGATTGGCTGAATTGCCCATCGGCACCCATTCCATCGCAATGATCACGCCACATGGATTCATTCAATCCGCGCCGACGGGCGGGGTGGCACAAGAAGTTGAACTTGCCAGCGACGGACAGGTCCAGGATGTCGACTTCGGGATTCGGATCGAGCCTGCCTCGGTCCGCGGTGTCGTCTGGCAAGACGTCAATCGCGATGGCTTTAACGACGATTGGGAAGCAGTGCGAGAACAAGTGACGATTCGGTTGATCGACGAAACAACCGGCATTCAAGTGGCCCAAACCGTCACGCCGCAAGATGGCAGCTTTGAATTTGTCGGCGTCGTGCCGGGCGTCTACATCCTGGAAGTCGACACGCAAACGATCGACAAGATCACGCGGCAGGATCGCCCCGGCAGCGATGCCCACGACAGCAACATCGATCCCGCGACGACGCAGCGACAAATCGACTTGGTCGCCGGCGCATCGCTCACTTCGATCGACGTCGGACTGTTCAGCCGATGGAATCATTTTGCGAATCCATTCGACGTGGACACCAAAGGTTCCGTCTCAACCGGGGACGCCCTGATCGTGATCAATTTCCTTGCCCGGCAACAGGAGACGCAACCGTTCGGTGAAGCGTTACCCGATGACGGCACCTTCCCCGACGTCAACGGCAACAGCATGGTGTCACCGCTTGACGCACTGTTGGTCATCAACCGTGTCGCGCTCGAGCAAGAAGAAATGGAACAGGAGATGGTGGTAGCGACCGGCAGCCCCCTCGCCGCACCGAGCTTGCGCACCGATTCTCCGCTGACGCCTGCCCCTCCGAGCGATCAGGATTGGCGACGGACGAGCGGTCTTGAAATGCCGCTCATCGACGCCGACGAGAAACCGAGTTCGATTGCGGCGACACAATCGACCGAGAGCTCAATTCGCTTCGAAGACTGGCCGTTCGGAAACCAGCACACGGCAGGTGACTTCGATGACGAAACAGCGCCGGAAGACCTTGTCACGCAGCTTGCGATCGATCTTCAACAAGCGGTGCTTTAG
- the fae gene encoding formaldehyde-activating enzyme — MSERIILRTGESLVAGGPPFTAAEPEVVIGELDGPVGTALATLTGDQTKGHTKVFAILNTDIQVRPVTLCVSKVTVKDNRYTNILMGTVQAAIANGVLDAVRAGDIPKEKCNDLGIICSVWLNPGVATADKLDHKALFDIHRKAMAQAIHKAMACEPSIDWLLENQDKITHKYYQMGLDGKI; from the coding sequence ATGTCAGAACGTATCATCTTGCGGACCGGAGAATCACTCGTCGCCGGCGGCCCACCGTTTACCGCCGCGGAACCCGAAGTCGTCATCGGGGAGTTGGATGGCCCGGTGGGAACCGCTTTGGCAACCCTCACCGGCGATCAAACCAAGGGACACACCAAGGTGTTTGCCATCCTGAATACGGATATCCAAGTTCGCCCGGTCACGTTGTGCGTCAGCAAAGTGACCGTCAAAGACAATCGCTACACGAACATTCTGATGGGCACGGTCCAGGCCGCGATCGCCAACGGCGTCTTGGACGCGGTGCGCGCCGGTGACATCCCCAAAGAGAAATGCAATGACCTGGGGATCATCTGCAGCGTCTGGTTGAATCCCGGTGTCGCGACCGCGGACAAACTGGACCACAAGGCCCTGTTCGACATTCATCGCAAGGCCATGGCCCAAGCGATCCACAAAGCGATGGCCTGCGAACCGTCGATCGACTGGCTGCTCGAAAACCAAGACAAGATCACCCACAAGTATTATCAAATGGGCCTGGACGGAAAAATCTGA
- a CDS encoding DUF4405 domain-containing protein, translating into MSIAHPSNKAPTATRPTTVAVQRPFSVRGFTSIVLVLGMLMMLTSGLALYLAPRGRVAHATSWTAISLGRQQWAAVHINASLLFGVAASAHVVMNGSRLVGYIKKRAALRVNMKRELACALAVAGVVLAGTILGLAPISFPAEFKYELRDAWEPRIEHTSTPQIRRSETPPVVRSHPG; encoded by the coding sequence ATGAGTATCGCCCACCCATCCAACAAAGCCCCGACAGCGACACGCCCGACGACGGTCGCCGTCCAAAGGCCATTTAGTGTGCGGGGATTCACTTCCATCGTCCTGGTGCTGGGCATGCTGATGATGCTGACATCAGGACTGGCGTTGTATCTCGCCCCACGAGGCCGGGTCGCCCATGCCACGTCTTGGACCGCGATTTCGCTCGGCCGGCAACAATGGGCAGCGGTCCACATCAACGCGAGCCTCCTGTTCGGCGTCGCGGCTTCCGCCCACGTCGTGATGAACGGTTCGCGTCTGGTCGGTTACATCAAGAAACGCGCCGCACTCCGCGTCAACATGAAACGCGAACTGGCGTGCGCCCTCGCGGTGGCCGGCGTTGTGCTGGCGGGAACCATCCTCGGCTTGGCCCCGATCAGCTTTCCGGCAGAGTTCAAATACGAGCTACGTGATGCCTGGGAACCGCGGATCGAACACACCTCCACGCCGCAAATTCGTCGCTCAGAAACGCCGCCCGTTGTTCGTTCGCACCCCGGTTGA